In Choloepus didactylus isolate mChoDid1 chromosome 6, mChoDid1.pri, whole genome shotgun sequence, one DNA window encodes the following:
- the SLC35F2 gene encoding solute carrier family 35 member F2, protein MEAALPQGPGTPQPHARGAANALVCFLRRIKGKLFTWNILKTIVLGQMLSLCICGTAITSQYLAEKYKVNTPMLQSFINYCLLFLIYTVMLTFRSGSDDLLYILKRKWWKYILLGLADVEANYLMVRAYQYTTLTSVQLLDCFGIPVLMALSWFILYARYRVVHFIAVAVCLLGVGTMVGADILARRGDNSGSDVLTGDILVLLGASLYAISNVCEEYVVKKLSRQEFLGMVGLFGTIISGIQLLIVEYKDIASIHWDWKIALLFVAFALCMFCLYSFMPLVIKVTSATSVNLGILTADLYSLFCGLFLFDYKFSGLYILSFTIIMVGFILYCSTPTRTAEPAESSMPPVTCIGIDNLGLKIEENLQEAHTTVL, encoded by the exons gaatattttgaaaacaattgtTCTGGGTCAGATGTTGTCCTTGTGTATATGCGGAACAGCCATCACCAGCCAATATTTGGCTGAAAAATACAAAGTGAACACCCCAATGCTTCAGAGCTTTATCAACTATTGCTTGCTGTTCCTAATTTATACAGTGATGCTGACATTTCGATCAG GTAGTGATGACCTTTTATACATCTTGAAAAGAAAATGGTGGAAGTATATTCTGCTGGGACTAGCAGATGTAGAAGCTAATTACCTGATGGTCAGAGCGTACCAGTACACGACTCTCACCAGTGTCCAG CTATTGGATTGCTTTGGCATTCCTGTGTTGATGGCTCTGTCGTGGTTTATTCTCTATGCAAGATACAGAGTGGTCCACTTCATCGCCGTGGCTGTCTGTCTCTTGGGTGTAGGAACCATGGTTGGTGCAGACATCTTAGCAAGAAGGGGAGACAATTCAG GCAGTGATGTGCTGACTGGTGACATACTGGTCCTTCTTGGAGCGTCTCTCTATGCTATTTCTAATGTGTGTGAGGAATATGTCGTGAAGAAACTGAGCAGGCAGGAGTTTTTAGGAATGGTGGGCTTATTTGGAACAATTATCAGCGGCATACAACT ATTGATTGTGGAATATAAGGATATTGCCAGCATTCACTGGGACTGGAAAATTg cTCTGCTCTTTGTGGCATTTGCCCTCTGCATGTTTTGCCTGTACAGCTTCATGCCATTGGTGATTAAAGTCACTAGTGCCACTTCTGTCAACCTGGGTATCCTTACAGCTGACCTCTACAGCCTTTTTTGTGGTCTCTTTCTATTTGACTATAAG TTTTCAGGGCTCTACATCCTGTCCTTCACCATCATCATGGTGGGCTTTATTCTGTACTGCTCCACCCCGACACGCACGGCAGAGCCGGCTGAAAGCAGCATGCCACCGGTCACCTGCATTGGGATCGACAACCTGGGGCTGAAGATTGAGGAGAACCTCCAGGAGGCCCACACTACAGTCTTGTAG